The following proteins come from a genomic window of Vallitaleaceae bacterium 9-2:
- a CDS encoding metal-sensing transcriptional repressor, which produces MNEERKKAMKILKTARGQVDSVITMIEDDRYCIDIANQILAVNGLLKRANLEILKQHINHCVKEAFEEDAGEEKVDEVIKVIGRLIDTK; this is translated from the coding sequence ATGAATGAAGAACGTAAAAAAGCAATGAAAATATTAAAAACAGCTCGAGGGCAGGTAGATAGCGTCATTACGATGATTGAAGATGACCGCTATTGCATTGATATCGCTAATCAGATTTTGGCGGTGAATGGTCTGCTTAAACGTGCAAACCTGGAAATCCTTAAGCAACATATTAATCACTGTGTAAAAGAAGCCTTTGAAGAAGATGCAGGAGAAGAAAAAGTCGATGAGGTCATTAAAGTCATCGGGCGATTAATTGATACAAAATAA